A single region of the Selenomonas sp. oral taxon 920 genome encodes:
- the coaBC gene encoding bifunctional phosphopantothenoylcysteine decarboxylase/phosphopantothenate--cysteine ligase CoaBC encodes MSALAGRRIVLGVTGGIAAYKAVEIASRLKKAGADVRVIMTRAAASFVTPLTFREITGQPVAETMWGEPHHHVEHIALAEFAELVIVAPATANFIAKAAAGLADDMLTTSVLATRAPLFIAPAMNTGMWENPVTQENVARLTARGTTVIPPAVGQLACGTTGAGRLPEPVEIVRIVEEHFACTQSLAGRRILVTAAGTEEALDPVRFLGNRSTGRMGFAVAAEAARRGAEVILVAGPTPLATPARVRRVDVRSARDMHAAVLAEYDAVDAVIKAAAVADYRPAEIAAHKIKKSDGELTLALTRNPDILYELGQKKKHQILVGFAAETQNVADYARGKLAKKNLDFIVANNVAEKDAGFGVPTNHVQIFYADGRAEDHPLMPKAELAGVILDRLEEAFQKRG; translated from the coding sequence AAAGGCAGGCGCGGATGTGCGCGTCATCATGACGCGGGCGGCGGCCTCCTTTGTCACGCCGCTTACGTTCCGCGAGATCACGGGACAACCCGTTGCGGAGACGATGTGGGGCGAGCCGCATCATCACGTCGAGCACATTGCGCTCGCAGAGTTCGCAGAGCTCGTGATTGTCGCACCCGCCACGGCGAACTTCATCGCGAAGGCGGCTGCGGGGCTTGCTGACGATATGCTGACGACAAGCGTGCTTGCGACGCGTGCGCCGCTCTTTATTGCGCCTGCGATGAACACGGGGATGTGGGAGAATCCCGTCACACAGGAGAATGTCGCTCGTCTGACGGCACGCGGCACGACGGTTATCCCGCCTGCTGTGGGACAGCTCGCCTGTGGAACAACGGGGGCGGGACGATTGCCCGAACCCGTAGAGATCGTGCGCATCGTTGAGGAGCATTTTGCGTGCACGCAGAGCCTTGCGGGTCGACGCATCCTCGTGACGGCGGCGGGCACGGAGGAGGCACTCGATCCCGTGCGCTTCCTCGGCAACCGCTCGACGGGGCGCATGGGCTTTGCAGTCGCCGCCGAGGCTGCGCGGCGCGGCGCGGAGGTGATCCTCGTCGCAGGGCCGACCCCGCTCGCAACACCTGCGCGTGTGCGGCGTGTGGACGTGCGGAGCGCGCGCGATATGCACGCGGCAGTACTCGCGGAATATGACGCTGTGGATGCGGTTATCAAGGCAGCGGCGGTCGCAGACTATCGGCCCGCGGAGATTGCCGCACACAAGATCAAGAAATCGGATGGCGAGCTGACGCTCGCGCTTACGCGCAACCCCGACATCCTCTATGAGCTCGGACAAAAAAAGAAGCATCAGATTCTCGTCGGATTCGCGGCAGAGACGCAGAATGTCGCAGACTATGCGCGGGGAAAGCTCGCGAAGAAGAATCTCGACTTTATCGTTGCGAACAACGTCGCAGAGAAGGATGCGGGCTTCGGCGTTCCGACAAATCATGTGCAGATCTTCTATGCGGACGGCCGCGCGGAGGATCATCCGCTCATGCCGAAGGCGGAGCTTGCGGGCGTAATTCTCGATCGCCTTGAGGAAGCCTTTCAGAAGCGAGGATAA